GTCGAGCGGTCATCCCTGCCCGGCCTGATCGATGTCTGGCGCCTGCGTCGAGATTCGAAGCGTCGGAGGAGCTGGGTCCTCGGGCGGCGCACGGTTCCGACCCGACGGATCAACGCGTGGTTCCGTAGACGGGGAAGGGTGGAGGAGGTCGAAGAAGCTTGAAACTCGCGATCATCGGCACCCGCGGAGTGCCCGCGAATTACGGCGGATTCGAAACCTTCGCCGAAGAACTGGGGGCGCGTCTCGCAGACCGTGGCCATCGGGTCACGGTCTACGGTCGACACGGCTTCATCGATCCCGCACTCGAGGAGTACAGGGGAATGCAGCTGGTGGTTCTGCCGGCACTGCGGAGCAAACACCTGGAAACGGTTTCCCACACCTTCCTATCGGCACTTCACGCCGCCCGCAGAGGATTCGACGCCGTTCTGATGTGCAACGCTGCCAACGCCCCGTTCGTCCGTATCCTGCAGATGGCGGGCGTGCCCGTAGCCCTCAACGTCGACGGGCTCGAGCGCAAGCGTCGCAAGTGGGGCCGGGCGGGCCGCAGCTACTACCGCCTCGGAGAGTATCTTTCTGCGCGTCTTCCCAACGCTCTGATCACCGATGCCGAGGTCATTCAACGGTATTACCGACGCGCCTACAATGCCTCCTCCGAAATGATCGTCTATGGAGGCGACCTCGAACCGCCCGGCGGTACCGACATCCTCACCGAGCTCGGCCTCGAGCCCGGCGAATATCTCCTCTACGTATCGCGCTTCGAGCCCGAGAACAATCCGGACCGCGTGGCCGAAGCCTATCGAAAGGTCAATGGCTTGCGACCCATGGTCATGGTCGGCGGCGCGCCCTACGCACGTGGCCTGACCCGTCGGGTCGCCGACATTGCCGACCAGCGTGTCGTCCTGCCCGGCCCGATCTACGGCGAAGGATACCGGCAGCTGCTTTTCAACTGTCGTGCCTATGTTCACGCCACTGAAGTCGGCGGTACCCATCCGGCCCTGGTCGAGGCGATGGGAGCCGGACGACCGGTGCTGTACTATGACACGCCCGAGAATCGGGAGGTGGCTGATGACGTCGGTCGTCGTTTCCGCTTCGAAGGCGAAAACCGTCTCGAGACAGTCATCACCGACGTGATCGATGACCGCCGGCAGCTGGAGGAAATGGGACTGCGGTCGAGGCGTCGGGTCGAGGAGCGGTACCTGTGGTCGGACGTCGCCGACCGGTACGAAGAGGTTCTGGAGGCGCTGTGCTGAAGGAGAGAGCGAAGGTCGTTGCTTACTGGGTGTGGACCGCGGACCTTGTCCTCACCACGGCGGCGTTCTTGCTCGCGTGGTGGCTTCGCTCCCACGTTGCGCCACAGATCGCGCCCTCGCTGTTCCCGACCGAGCTCTACCCACTCTCGCGCTACCTCGGACTGTTGCCGCTGGTCCTCGCCATCTGGACCCTGCTGCTGGTGACCCGCGAGGCCTACACATCGCGTCGTACCGTTTCTCTCGCCTCCGAAATCTGGCAGGTGGTGCAGGTGGTCGGAGCCGGCACCCTGGTGCTCGCCGCAGCGGGGTGGCTGCTTCGACTCGACTTCGTTTCTCGGCCGTTCCTGATTCTGTTCGCCTCTCTCGATCTCGTGTTCCTGATCGGCGAGAAGTTGGTGCTCCGCCTGGCAGCGAGGCGCGTCCGCAAGCGTGGCTACAACTATCGGACACTGCTGATTGTGGGCATCAACCCGCGTGCCGAGGAAGTCGCGCGAATCGTCGCCGAACACCCCCACTGGGGTCTGCAGCTGGTCGGGTTCGTCGCTCCGAACGGCGAACACAGTGACGAGGTTGCCGACTTGCCGGTTCTCGGCGGGGCCGATGACCTTCCGCAGATTCTCCAGGAAGAGGTCGTCGACGAGGTGATATTCGTGCTCTCGCGCCGCCAGCTCGAGGAGTTCGAGGAGAGCTTTCTCCTCTGCTCGGAACTCGGAATCCGCGCCCGGGTGGCCCTCTACTTCCCGCACATGAAGTCAAGGGTGGTGCTCGAAGAGCTCGAGGGAATTCCGCTCCTGACCTTCACCAACACTCCGGGCGCGCCCTTCCCGATGTTTCTCAAGCGCCTCCAGGACCTCGCGGCATCGACGCTCGGCATCGTGCTGACCGCGCCTCTGGTCCCGATCATCGCCGCCGCTATCAAGCTCGGCTCGCCCGGGCCGATCTTCTACTCGCAGACCCGCTGTGGCCTCAACGGCCGTCGTTTCAAGCTCCGCAAGTTTCGCACCATGTACGAAGGATCTGACAGCCGTCTCGACGAGGTCGCCCACCTCAACGAGGTCGACGGCCCGGCGTTCAAGGCCCGACACGATCCCAGGATCACACCGGTGGGCAGGGTGCTGCGGAGGATGTCCCTCGATGAGCTGCCTCAGCTCTACAACGTCTTCAAGGGAGACATGTCATTGGTAGGTCCACGACCTCCGCTCCCGGAAGAGGTCGAACGATACGAGCGCTGGCAACGACGGCGGCTGTCGATGAAACCCGGAATCACCGGACTGTGGCAGGTATCGGGCCGTGCGAACCTCGATGACTTCAACCGCTGGATCGCGCTCGATCTCGCCTACATCGACCAGTGGTCGCCGTGGCTCGACCTGAAAATCCTGCTCAAGACAATTCCAGCGGTCCTGTCAACTCGAGGAGCAGCCTGAAGAGCCATCTTTGAATGTTGATCTCCCAGTCGCCCGCCGGTCGTACCGGGGGGTGGGCGGGAAATCCGAAATTCGAAATTCGAAATTCGAAATTCGGCTCATTCGTCCTTCTCGAGGGCTTCGAGTTGCGCGGGGCTGAGGAAGAGCTTGGGGTCCCACGGTCCGTGAATCGAGGCCTTGATCGTTGTGACGCGTGAGTGGCCGCTCTCCTCCCCCCGCGCGTTGATGCCAACCGCCAGGATGCGTTCCGGCACCTTGGCACCCCCGATTTCCTGGTAATCAAGGACTCGGTACCGCGTGCCCACGGGTGACACCTTGCGGAACTCGGGCGAGGGAAAGAACTCGATCGTGATGAGAGAAGCGTCTTGCTGGTCCACAACCATCAGCCAGGAGGTCGTCAGCACCGGCGAGTTGAAGAACCCCTTGGCGAAGGGCAACGCGACTGCCCAGACCTGTCGGCCGTTGAGTGTCGCCTCACGGTATTCGCTCGCCCGTACCCCCTCCATCCTGAGGCTGTGGGGCAGGAGTAGAGGAAACAGGGTTTGGTTGAGGGCCCGTTCCGCTCGAATCGTGGTCTGCGGGCGATCGTCCATGACGCCTGCCGTGGTTGACCAACCTCCTCCCCCGTGATGAGCGACGACGAGCTCGCCCGGATAGTTGATCCGCTGATTCTCGAGGTTCGTGGTGTCGATGTAGGCGGTGAAATGCTCTTTCGAGCTCGTGCCGTCATTCCGGATCTCCTCTTGCGTGACCTCGAGTTTGAGCACGCCGATCTTCGCAAACGCCTCGCCGCCGGCGGCGGCGACAACACGCTCGATGATCTCGTTCGGCTCTATCGAATCTTCCGCCATCGTCGGGGCGGCGACGATGATCAGGGACAGCAAAAGGCTGAGTACATGACGAATCATTGGATTCTCCTTGATGAATGCCGTTGTGGCGCAAGCCCGGCCTTCACGGATTATAAAGCAACGACCGTGCCAGCCGACGCAAACGGCCGGGGGTGATGTCCGCCCCCGGCCGGTCTTTCGTCAATCTTCGCGCTACCGCGCCGGACCGAAGAATTTGAGCTGCGCCGGAATGAAGATCGAATCCTGGGTGCGGTTGTCGATTTCGGTCGCGTAGACCGCCACCGCGCCGCCGCTGACGGCCTCGATCATGAGCGAGCCGGTCATGTCGTTCTGGCTCAGGCCTAGCTTCTTGAAAACGTCGAACTGGCGTAGCTTTCCGGGCGCGATGGTCGTTTCGTACGGCTCGGCGGCCTGAACGCCGTCGACGTCGTACATCGTGATTCGCACCGTGGTCCAACCGCCACGGTCGGTGTTGAGTACCCCGACGTTGGTCCGGTAGCCGACGCTCTGGTCCGAGGAGTTCGAGATTCCGGCGATGTACCCGGTCTCACCCGGCTGCAGCAGATCCTTGCTGCCGAACGCACGCAGGTTGAGGCCGAAGGTCCCGCCGGATGGGTCGAGGTTATAGGTCCGGGCCGCCACCTGAGGTGCCGGGCCGCCGTCGCCGGACAGTACGATGTATCCACGGGTTTCCGACAGCCCGAGCTCGTCCGACACGATGTCGAGATACTGCTTCGTTCGTTGCACGTTGAGGGTCGGCCATTCGAAGCCGTAGGAATCGCTCGGATTGTCTCCAACCACGAACTCGGCCTCGCCGGGGAGCCAGTCACCAGTGGGGTTGTAGAGCCACAGATCCGTACGCCATTGGGAGTCGTTCACCCCCGACAAGCTGGCGACGCCAGCCAGCCATATCGTCTCCTCATCGAAGAAGTTCGACAGGTAGAGCACCGAGTCACCGGTGATGTTGTCGACCACCGTCGCAAAGGCCTGGACATCGAGCCCGTCGATCTCGGCCCGTATCGAGAACGGCGCCAGGTCGCCGGACACGCTCAGCCACTCGGCTACCGCGTTGATCTGCTTGGAGCTCTGGCCTCGCACCTTGACGCTGCGCGTGTTGCCGACCGGTTCGCCGGTCTTGTCATAGGCTGTGAGAGGAACCCAGACGTCCTCGTCAGAATAGT
The DNA window shown above is from Acidobacteriota bacterium and carries:
- a CDS encoding sugar transferase, whose amino-acid sequence is MLKERAKVVAYWVWTADLVLTTAAFLLAWWLRSHVAPQIAPSLFPTELYPLSRYLGLLPLVLAIWTLLLVTREAYTSRRTVSLASEIWQVVQVVGAGTLVLAAAGWLLRLDFVSRPFLILFASLDLVFLIGEKLVLRLAARRVRKRGYNYRTLLIVGINPRAEEVARIVAEHPHWGLQLVGFVAPNGEHSDEVADLPVLGGADDLPQILQEEVVDEVIFVLSRRQLEEFEESFLLCSELGIRARVALYFPHMKSRVVLEELEGIPLLTFTNTPGAPFPMFLKRLQDLAASTLGIVLTAPLVPIIAAAIKLGSPGPIFYSQTRCGLNGRRFKLRKFRTMYEGSDSRLDEVAHLNEVDGPAFKARHDPRITPVGRVLRRMSLDELPQLYNVFKGDMSLVGPRPPLPEEVERYERWQRRRLSMKPGITGLWQVSGRANLDDFNRWIALDLAYIDQWSPWLDLKILLKTIPAVLSTRGAA
- a CDS encoding DUF1972 domain-containing protein, translating into MKLAIIGTRGVPANYGGFETFAEELGARLADRGHRVTVYGRHGFIDPALEEYRGMQLVVLPALRSKHLETVSHTFLSALHAARRGFDAVLMCNAANAPFVRILQMAGVPVALNVDGLERKRRKWGRAGRSYYRLGEYLSARLPNALITDAEVIQRYYRRAYNASSEMIVYGGDLEPPGGTDILTELGLEPGEYLLYVSRFEPENNPDRVAEAYRKVNGLRPMVMVGGAPYARGLTRRVADIADQRVVLPGPIYGEGYRQLLFNCRAYVHATEVGGTHPALVEAMGAGRPVLYYDTPENREVADDVGRRFRFEGENRLETVITDVIDDRRQLEEMGLRSRRRVEERYLWSDVADRYEEVLEALC